A DNA window from Thermococcus sp. 4557 contains the following coding sequences:
- a CDS encoding MBL fold metallo-hydrolase encodes MRIVPLASESLGVRSLAVFVEASGIKVLIDPGVALGPKRYGLSPAKVEIETLHRMRRKLQGYARRADVVTISHYHYDHHTPFFEGLYESSSEECAREIYSGKLLLIKHPRENINFSQRKRAWAFMKNVEPIAERIEFADGGSFDLGGVTLEFSPAVPHGSDGSKLGFVVMVMIDDGFRLIHASDIQLLNRKAVEWIVEKNPDLLITGGPPTYLGRRAEGSWETGIKNLNEIIRETGAEIVLDHHIIRDKRYPEFFGELEETPKTFAGYLKVEDRPLEAYRRELHKRERGESVELPFRLG; translated from the coding sequence ATGCGAATCGTCCCTCTCGCCTCCGAGAGCCTCGGTGTGAGGAGCCTGGCAGTCTTCGTTGAAGCATCCGGGATAAAAGTCCTCATAGACCCCGGCGTTGCCCTCGGGCCTAAGCGCTACGGCCTTTCCCCTGCGAAGGTCGAGATAGAGACGCTCCATAGAATGCGCCGCAAGCTTCAGGGCTACGCCCGAAGGGCGGACGTGGTCACCATCTCCCACTACCACTACGACCACCACACGCCTTTCTTTGAGGGCCTCTACGAGAGCTCCAGCGAGGAATGCGCCAGAGAAATCTACTCCGGAAAGCTCCTCCTCATAAAGCACCCGAGGGAGAACATCAACTTCAGCCAGAGGAAGCGTGCCTGGGCCTTCATGAAGAACGTCGAGCCGATAGCGGAGAGGATAGAGTTCGCGGACGGGGGGAGCTTCGACCTCGGCGGCGTTACGCTGGAGTTCTCCCCTGCAGTTCCTCACGGGAGTGATGGCTCGAAGCTCGGCTTCGTGGTCATGGTCATGATCGACGACGGCTTCCGCTTAATCCACGCCAGCGACATCCAGCTCCTCAACAGGAAGGCCGTTGAGTGGATAGTGGAGAAGAATCCGGACCTGCTCATCACGGGCGGGCCGCCGACCTACCTCGGGAGGCGCGCCGAGGGCAGCTGGGAAACGGGCATCAAGAACCTCAACGAGATAATCCGCGAAACCGGTGCCGAGATAGTACTCGACCACCACATCATCAGGGACAAACGTTATCCGGAGTTCTTCGGTGAGCTGGAGGAAACCCCAAAGACGTTCGCTGGTTATCTGAAGGTTGAAGACAGGCCCCTTGAGGCCTACAGGCGGGAGCTTCACAAAAGGGAACGCGGAGAAAGCGTCGAGCTGCCCTTCAGGTTAGGTTGA